The following proteins are co-located in the Fimbriiglobus ruber genome:
- a CDS encoding helix-turn-helix transcriptional regulator, with protein MPRRPESLLTFSPLYDSPVVGVRDYNCHIDRGGPAAEEHSADNHIVLMRHGTFCKHFGRRTETADVNQAVFFSKGSSYRVSHPADCGDRGTVFVIPPRLLTDIVRELDPTVDDHPDRPFPFVTGPCEPAAFWQHRELVRRLEAVEPLEPLWADVTALQVAADVLAAAFARHGAKRRKRPGTEADHTDRVEAAKTWLASRLGERLTLEDVAGAVHTSPFHFARIFQQRTNTPVHAYLTRLRLRAALERLGSGADDLTALALDLGFSSHSHFTDTFRREFGRSPSSVRLSASRRTLRELSKNLEV; from the coding sequence ATGCCGAGGCGCCCCGAAAGCCTGCTCACGTTCAGCCCGCTCTACGACAGCCCCGTCGTCGGCGTGCGCGATTACAACTGCCACATCGACCGGGGCGGACCGGCGGCCGAGGAACACTCTGCCGACAACCACATCGTCCTCATGCGGCACGGGACGTTTTGCAAGCACTTCGGCCGCCGAACCGAGACGGCCGACGTTAACCAGGCCGTCTTTTTCTCGAAGGGCTCGTCGTACCGCGTCAGCCACCCGGCCGACTGCGGCGACCGCGGCACCGTCTTCGTGATCCCGCCGCGTTTGCTCACCGACATCGTCCGCGAACTCGACCCGACGGTCGACGATCACCCCGATCGGCCGTTTCCGTTCGTGACCGGCCCGTGCGAGCCCGCCGCCTTTTGGCAGCACCGCGAACTCGTCCGAAGGCTGGAAGCCGTGGAGCCGCTGGAACCGCTTTGGGCCGACGTGACGGCGCTCCAAGTCGCGGCCGACGTGTTGGCGGCCGCGTTCGCGCGGCACGGGGCCAAGCGGCGGAAGCGACCCGGGACGGAGGCCGATCACACGGACCGCGTCGAGGCGGCCAAAACCTGGCTCGCGAGCCGCCTGGGCGAACGCCTGACGCTGGAGGACGTGGCCGGAGCCGTTCACACGTCCCCGTTTCATTTCGCCCGCATCTTCCAGCAAAGAACCAACACACCAGTCCATGCCTACTTGACCCGGCTGCGCCTCCGCGCGGCCCTGGAACGACTGGGGAGCGGTGCCGACGACCTCACGGCGCTCGCCCTCGACCTCGGCTTTTCCAGCCACAGCCACTTCACCGACACCTTTCGCCGCGAATTCGGCCGCTCGCCGTCGTCCGTCCGATTGAGCGCGAGCCGTCGCACGCTCCGCGAACTGAGCAAGAATCTGGAAGTCTAG
- a CDS encoding NADH-quinone oxidoreductase subunit J: MTLPLLLFAIVAAITAGSALGVVLSRSVVRAAVWLLFTLIGVSFVYLLLGAEFLGAAQLIVYVGGTLVLVVFGVMLTSQGPFGGARPHGAEWFVGGTLAAVLFSLLVLVSLQIAAPVPDPGGDGHPLPGAGPLGLAFLGVAQQSPPGSMAVTFLLPFEIVSIHLLVVLIAAAYLARAKRRAAGGS; this comes from the coding sequence ATGACGCTTCCGTTACTGTTGTTCGCGATCGTGGCGGCGATCACGGCCGGGTCCGCGCTGGGGGTCGTTCTTTCGCGGAGCGTGGTCCGTGCGGCCGTGTGGCTGCTGTTCACGTTGATCGGGGTGAGCTTCGTTTACCTGTTGCTCGGCGCCGAATTCCTCGGAGCAGCACAACTCATCGTTTACGTGGGCGGCACACTCGTTCTCGTCGTGTTCGGCGTCATGCTCACGAGCCAGGGGCCGTTCGGCGGGGCTCGCCCGCACGGGGCCGAGTGGTTCGTCGGCGGGACGTTGGCCGCGGTGCTGTTCTCGTTGCTGGTACTCGTCTCACTACAGATTGCCGCCCCCGTACCGGACCCCGGTGGGGACGGTCACCCACTCCCCGGCGCGGGGCCGCTCGGGCTCGCGTTCCTTGGCGTTGCCCAGCAGTCCCCGCCTGGATCGATGGCGGTCACGTTCCTGCTACCGTTCGAGATCGTGTCGATTCACCTGCTCGTCGTCCTGATCGCCGCAGCGTACCTCGCCCGCGCGAAGCGCCGTGCCGCGGGGGGCTCATGA
- the nuoK gene encoding NADH-quinone oxidoreductase subunit NuoK translates to MNDIGLAPFLILSAFLFACGVLCFATKRNAIGILMGVELVLNAANVNFVACARFVPSLRIEGQVFAILVIVLAAAEAAVALAIFLNFYNNHATVDVDEATDLKG, encoded by the coding sequence ATGAACGACATCGGACTCGCACCGTTCCTGATCCTGTCCGCGTTTCTGTTCGCCTGCGGCGTTCTGTGCTTTGCGACCAAGCGGAACGCGATCGGGATTCTGATGGGCGTGGAACTCGTCCTGAACGCGGCGAACGTGAACTTCGTGGCCTGCGCGCGGTTCGTCCCGTCGCTGCGGATCGAGGGCCAGGTGTTCGCGATCCTGGTCATCGTCCTGGCCGCGGCCGAAGCTGCCGTCGCGCTCGCGATCTTCCTGAATTTCTACAACAACCACGCCACCGTGGACGTGGACGAGGCCACCGACCTCAAGGGCTGA
- the nuoL gene encoding NADH-quinone oxidoreductase subunit L, translating to MTEFFDAIPGRLFAAATLLPLVPVVLMACAATVRSLSRPHARNGGWPAAVYRLFGGDQPRKVGGYLVLATLVLATVCATTGLLHYLHDADTGTPSAARWAESVDWIKIGAAKGDHPATALRLGYRVDMLTAIMVTMVTFVASLIVLFSIGYMKDETEKRHVDHEVHEVPRGGSADSHGSGSHHAAAASHNGDHSAPANSSEHGYARRGRFGQFFFYLSLFAFSMLNLLIADNLLQVFVGWELVGVCSFFLIGFYYERPSASAAANKAFIMNRIGDAGFLIGIAIAWTVFGTLNIQDLITAVTSNRPAALTDNLWLLMGLGLFLGCVGKSAQFPLHTWLPDAMEGPTPVSALIHAATMVAAGVYLVGRCYPLFSPTVLLVIAYTGAFTLFLAATIACLQTDIKRVLAYSTVSQLGYMMLALGVGGWAAGLFHLLTHAFFKALLFLGSGSVIYGLHHEQDLKNMGGLRWKMPLTAYTMLVGVLAIAGFPLLSGWYSKDLVLAQAWGFAVNAGAHQLLCIVPLFTVALTGCYMTRLWLLAFAGEPRNERVYAHAHESPISMTLPLVVLAAFSVAVGWGWPAWSADASYLYHLLHSAEPASVAVQFADTNEAAEHGHHAAGLVALLAAALGAGIAIALHRRSALLSASQPGAVGFLGQAIRHKWYFDELYAALFTRPTVRLAYAAAATDKRPTGTGDSDTRLDPLTLDGLLNAIGQLAGRAGGALRYAQTGLVRRYVLVLALTVAGLLGMLAATRGAWMP from the coding sequence ATGACCGAATTCTTCGACGCCATACCCGGTCGGTTGTTCGCCGCGGCCACCCTGCTCCCACTGGTGCCGGTGGTCCTGATGGCGTGCGCCGCCACCGTCCGTAGTCTCTCTCGACCCCACGCCCGGAACGGCGGGTGGCCCGCGGCGGTCTACCGGCTCTTCGGCGGCGATCAACCGCGGAAGGTGGGCGGCTATCTCGTCCTCGCGACTCTCGTCCTCGCGACGGTCTGCGCGACCACGGGGTTGCTGCACTACCTGCACGACGCTGACACTGGGACGCCGTCCGCCGCAAGGTGGGCCGAAAGCGTCGACTGGATCAAGATCGGTGCGGCCAAGGGGGACCATCCCGCCACGGCTCTTCGCCTGGGTTACCGCGTCGACATGCTCACCGCCATCATGGTCACGATGGTCACGTTCGTGGCGTCCTTGATCGTGTTGTTTTCGATTGGTTACATGAAGGACGAAACCGAGAAACGGCACGTCGATCACGAAGTTCATGAAGTGCCGCGTGGCGGGTCGGCGGACTCACACGGCAGCGGATCGCATCACGCGGCAGCCGCGTCCCACAACGGCGATCACTCGGCGCCCGCAAATTCCTCGGAACACGGCTACGCACGCCGCGGGCGGTTCGGGCAGTTCTTCTTTTACCTCTCGTTGTTCGCGTTCTCGATGCTCAACCTACTCATCGCGGACAACCTGCTGCAGGTATTCGTCGGCTGGGAGTTGGTCGGCGTTTGCTCGTTTTTCCTAATCGGGTTCTACTACGAACGGCCCTCGGCCTCGGCTGCCGCGAACAAGGCCTTCATCATGAATCGTATCGGGGACGCCGGGTTCCTGATCGGGATCGCGATCGCCTGGACCGTCTTCGGCACGCTCAACATCCAGGATCTCATCACCGCCGTCACGAGTAACCGCCCCGCGGCCCTCACGGATAATTTGTGGCTCCTGATGGGCCTGGGTCTGTTCCTCGGTTGCGTCGGCAAGTCCGCCCAGTTCCCGCTGCACACCTGGCTGCCAGACGCGATGGAAGGGCCGACGCCCGTGTCCGCCCTCATTCACGCGGCCACGATGGTCGCGGCCGGTGTGTATCTCGTCGGCCGATGTTATCCACTCTTTTCGCCGACCGTCCTGCTCGTCATCGCGTACACCGGAGCGTTCACACTCTTCCTCGCGGCCACCATCGCCTGCCTGCAAACGGACATCAAGCGCGTCCTCGCGTATTCGACCGTGAGCCAGCTCGGGTACATGATGCTGGCCCTCGGCGTTGGCGGATGGGCGGCGGGGTTGTTCCACTTGCTCACGCATGCCTTTTTCAAGGCGCTTTTGTTCCTCGGTTCCGGCAGCGTCATCTACGGCTTGCACCACGAGCAAGACTTAAAGAACATGGGCGGGCTGCGATGGAAGATGCCGCTGACAGCGTACACCATGCTCGTCGGCGTGCTGGCGATCGCGGGCTTCCCACTACTGAGCGGGTGGTACAGTAAAGATCTGGTTCTCGCCCAGGCGTGGGGCTTCGCGGTCAACGCGGGGGCACACCAACTTCTGTGCATCGTACCGCTGTTCACGGTCGCCCTGACCGGCTGTTACATGACCCGTCTCTGGTTGCTCGCCTTCGCCGGAGAACCGCGGAACGAGCGTGTTTACGCTCACGCGCACGAGTCGCCGATCAGTATGACATTGCCGCTCGTCGTGCTGGCTGCGTTCAGTGTTGCGGTCGGGTGGGGGTGGCCCGCGTGGAGTGCGGACGCGAGTTACCTGTATCACTTACTTCACTCCGCGGAGCCGGCGAGCGTGGCCGTTCAATTCGCGGACACCAACGAGGCGGCCGAACATGGCCACCACGCCGCCGGGCTCGTCGCGCTCTTGGCCGCGGCGCTCGGGGCCGGGATTGCGATCGCCTTGCACCGGCGGTCCGCCCTTCTTTCGGCGAGCCAGCCCGGAGCGGTCGGGTTTCTGGGCCAGGCGATCCGGCACAAATGGTATTTCGACGAACTGTACGCGGCACTCTTCACCCGCCCGACCGTGCGACTCGCTTACGCTGCTGCGGCGACAGACAAGCGTCCCACCGGCACCGGCGATTCCGATACCCGTCTCGACCCGTTGACACTCGACGGCCTGCTGAACGCCATCGGCCAACTCGCCGGTCGAGCCGGCGGTGCCCTCCGTTACGCCCAAACCGGCCTCGTCCGGCGGTACGTGCTGGTGCTGGCCTTGACCGTGGCGGGCTTGCTCGGGATGCTGGCGGCGACGCGCGGAGCTTGGATGCCGTGA